One Streptomyces sp. R28 DNA window includes the following coding sequences:
- a CDS encoding TetR family transcriptional regulator encodes MSSKNDSPEQGDAPSKSEQTRALILETAMRLFQERGYDKTTMRAIAQEAGVSVGNAYYYFEGKEHLVQGFYDRLAAEHRAAIRDVLATETDLEARLAGVLKVWLDIATPYHEFAVQFFKNAADPASPLSPFSAESEHARVEAINIHRQVLAGATKTKVPEELRDVLPEMMWLAQMGLVLYWVYDRTEGRERSYRLAERGARLTARGVSLARFRVLRPLVREVHDLFTDFLPGMTNAVPDPAKEKKGKTGKAEG; translated from the coding sequence GTGTCCTCGAAGAACGACAGCCCTGAACAGGGCGACGCACCCAGCAAGTCCGAGCAGACCCGTGCGCTGATCCTGGAGACCGCCATGCGGCTGTTCCAGGAGCGCGGCTACGACAAGACCACGATGCGGGCGATCGCCCAGGAGGCCGGGGTCTCCGTCGGCAACGCGTACTACTACTTCGAGGGCAAGGAACACCTGGTCCAGGGCTTCTACGACCGGCTCGCCGCCGAGCACCGGGCGGCGATCCGGGACGTCCTGGCCACGGAAACCGACCTGGAGGCGCGGCTGGCGGGCGTGCTGAAGGTGTGGCTGGACATCGCCACGCCGTATCACGAGTTCGCTGTGCAGTTCTTCAAGAACGCCGCCGATCCCGCCAGCCCGCTCAGCCCCTTCTCCGCCGAGTCGGAGCACGCGCGCGTGGAGGCCATCAACATCCATCGCCAGGTGCTGGCGGGCGCGACGAAGACCAAGGTGCCCGAGGAACTGCGGGACGTACTGCCCGAGATGATGTGGCTCGCCCAGATGGGGCTCGTCCTTTACTGGGTGTACGACCGGACCGAGGGGCGCGAGCGCAGCTACCGGCTCGCCGAGCGGGGCGCCCGGCTGACCGCGCGGGGCGTCTCGCTGGCGCGGTTCCGGGTGCTGCGGCCGTTGGTGCGTGAGGTGCACGACCTGTTCACGGACTTCCTGCCGGGGATGACGAACGCGGTGCCGGATCCGGCGAAGGAGAAGAAGGGCAAGACAGGCAAAGCGGAAGGGTAG
- a CDS encoding serine protease, producing the protein MPGVTRIPRPLLGALVGVTALLSAGSLATPAGAAPRSDTSTAVSAVSAGAQQQARDFWTTQRMREATPLDLVSVNGHFDGGLAPGKGPAATVAPSTPAAAAGKAVSGIGLLAFPNTGGQWSGGGAVVSTAGRVFFSYQGRTASCSGNAVTSANKSTVITAGHCVKLEGAWHTNWVFVPGYHDGQAPYGRWTASKTLSTPQWTASEDINYDVGAAVVAPLDGKLLTDVVGGQGLAFNTGYNQRMYSFGFPAAAPYDGEKFIYCSGTTNRDFLLSDDHGMNCNMTGGASGGPWFTQFNESTGTGLLSSVNSFKYNFLPNRMYGPYFGADAQNLYQTAQTS; encoded by the coding sequence ATACCCGGCGTCACCCGCATACCCCGCCCCCTCCTCGGCGCCCTGGTCGGCGTCACCGCGCTGCTCAGCGCCGGCTCCCTGGCCACCCCCGCGGGCGCCGCGCCGAGGTCCGACACCTCCACCGCCGTCAGCGCGGTCTCGGCCGGCGCGCAACAGCAGGCCCGTGACTTCTGGACGACGCAGCGGATGCGCGAGGCGACCCCGCTCGATCTGGTGAGTGTCAACGGCCACTTCGACGGCGGCTTGGCGCCCGGCAAGGGCCCGGCGGCCACCGTCGCGCCGAGCACTCCGGCCGCGGCGGCCGGCAAGGCCGTCTCCGGCATCGGCCTGCTGGCCTTCCCGAACACCGGCGGCCAGTGGAGCGGCGGCGGCGCTGTCGTCTCCACTGCGGGCCGGGTGTTCTTCAGCTACCAGGGCCGTACGGCGTCCTGTTCCGGCAACGCCGTCACCAGCGCCAACAAGAGCACCGTGATCACGGCGGGCCACTGCGTGAAGCTGGAGGGCGCCTGGCACACCAACTGGGTCTTCGTGCCCGGCTACCACGACGGGCAGGCCCCCTACGGCCGGTGGACCGCGTCCAAGACCCTGTCCACCCCGCAGTGGACGGCGAGTGAGGACATCAACTACGACGTCGGCGCCGCCGTCGTCGCCCCGCTGGACGGCAAGCTGCTCACGGACGTCGTCGGCGGGCAGGGGCTGGCCTTCAACACCGGCTACAACCAGCGCATGTACTCCTTCGGCTTCCCGGCCGCCGCTCCGTACGACGGCGAGAAGTTCATCTACTGCAGCGGCACCACCAACCGGGACTTCCTGCTGTCCGACGACCACGGCATGAACTGCAACATGACCGGCGGCGCCAGCGGTGGCCCCTGGTTCACCCAGTTCAACGAGTCCACGGGCACCGGCCTGCTGTCCTCGGTGAACAGCTTCAAGTACAACTTCCTGCCGAACCGGATGTACGGCCCGTATTTCGGCGCCGACGCCCAGAACCTGTACCAGACGGCGCAGACCTCCTGA
- a CDS encoding thiol-disulfide oxidoreductase DCC family protein, producing MTDDAVAVGGPRASRPGPAAPVHRLTVLYDAQCSLCTFLRDWLVRQSQLVPLELVPAGSDEARRRYPGLDHGATLEEITVVGDFGQVYRGTAAWIVTLWALREHRPLAHRLNTPSGARLAKGAVLAAAKWRGAQWSGARQGGERGGGRVYRRVDGWSYDPHQGWTYNPPGCESGACATG from the coding sequence GTGACGGACGACGCCGTCGCGGTCGGCGGGCCCCGCGCCTCGCGCCCCGGGCCCGCCGCCCCGGTCCACCGACTGACCGTCCTCTACGACGCGCAGTGCTCCCTGTGCACCTTCCTGCGCGACTGGCTCGTACGGCAGTCGCAGTTGGTGCCGCTGGAGCTGGTGCCGGCCGGGTCGGACGAGGCCCGGCGGCGCTATCCAGGCCTCGACCACGGTGCCACCCTTGAGGAGATCACCGTCGTCGGCGACTTCGGGCAGGTCTACCGGGGCACCGCCGCCTGGATCGTCACCCTGTGGGCCCTGCGTGAGCACCGTCCGCTCGCGCATCGCCTCAACACCCCTTCGGGCGCACGCCTCGCCAAGGGGGCCGTCCTCGCCGCCGCCAAGTGGCGCGGGGCGCAGTGGAGCGGGGCGCGGCAGGGCGGGGAGCGAGGGGGCGGACGCGTCTATCGGCGCGTGGACGGATGGTCGTACGACCCGCATCAGGGCTGGACGTACAACCCGCCGGGTTGCGAGAGCGGCGCCTGCGCGACGGGGTGA
- a CDS encoding VOC family protein — protein sequence MSDDESYELLGFDNVLLPVGDLGEAVRFYERAGFTVGFRLDEAGIALLKVGGETPGILLRQEEELRHRTPPWPSPRVWLEVPDARAAARSLGDAGIAPLDAPFSVATGWTVEMADPWGNVIGFTDYSKRPELARRL from the coding sequence ATGTCAGATGACGAGTCGTACGAACTGCTCGGGTTCGACAACGTGCTGCTGCCGGTCGGCGACCTCGGTGAGGCCGTCCGGTTCTACGAGCGGGCCGGGTTCACGGTCGGGTTCCGGCTCGACGAGGCCGGGATCGCACTGCTGAAGGTCGGCGGCGAGACGCCCGGCATCCTGCTGCGGCAGGAGGAGGAGCTGAGGCACCGGACGCCGCCGTGGCCCTCCCCGCGCGTGTGGCTGGAGGTGCCGGACGCGCGGGCGGCGGCGCGGTCGTTGGGCGACGCGGGCATCGCGCCGCTCGACGCGCCGTTCTCGGTGGCCACCGGGTGGACCGTCGAGATGGCCGACCCCTGGGGAAACGTCATCGGGTTCACGGACTACTCCAAGCGGCCGGAACTCGCCCGCAGGCTGTGA
- a CDS encoding succinate dehydrogenase iron-sulfur subunit, with protein sequence MATPVMDKVEAESAASPYITVTFRVRRFNPEVSAEATWEDFQLEIDPKERVLDGLHKIKWDVDGTLTFRRSCAHGICGSDAMRINGKNRLACKTLIKDINPEKPITVEPIKGLTVLKDLVVDMEPFFQAYRDVMPFLITKDTNEPTRERFQTAEDRERFDDTTKCILCAACTSSCPVFWNDGQYFGPAAIVNAHRFIFDSRDEAGEQRLEILNDKDGVWRCRTTFNCTDACPRGIEVTKAIAEVKKALITRRF encoded by the coding sequence ATGGCTACCCCCGTTATGGACAAGGTGGAGGCAGAGTCCGCCGCGTCCCCCTACATCACGGTCACCTTCCGGGTCCGCCGCTTCAACCCGGAGGTCTCGGCCGAGGCGACCTGGGAAGACTTCCAGCTGGAGATCGACCCGAAGGAGCGCGTCCTCGACGGTCTGCACAAGATCAAGTGGGACGTCGACGGCACGCTGACCTTCCGCCGCTCCTGCGCCCACGGCATCTGCGGCTCGGACGCGATGAGGATCAACGGCAAGAACCGTCTTGCCTGCAAGACCCTCATCAAGGACATCAACCCCGAGAAGCCGATCACGGTCGAGCCCATCAAGGGCCTCACGGTCCTGAAGGACCTCGTGGTCGACATGGAGCCGTTCTTCCAGGCGTACCGCGACGTCATGCCCTTCCTCATCACGAAGGACACGAACGAGCCGACGCGCGAGCGTTTCCAGACGGCCGAGGACCGCGAGCGCTTCGACGACACGACGAAGTGCATCCTCTGCGCCGCCTGCACCTCCTCGTGCCCGGTGTTCTGGAACGACGGCCAGTACTTCGGCCCGGCCGCCATCGTCAACGCGCACCGCTTCATCTTCGACTCGCGCGACGAGGCCGGTGAGCAGCGCTTGGAGATCCTGAACGACAAGGACGGCGTCTGGCGCTGCCGCACGACCTTCAACTGCACGGACGCCTGCCCGCGTGGCATCGAGGTCACGAAGGCGATCGCCGAGGTGAAGAAGGCGCTGATCACGCGCCGCTTCTGA
- the sdhA gene encoding succinate dehydrogenase flavoprotein subunit, whose amino-acid sequence MKIHKYDTVIVGAGGAGMRAAIESTKRSRTAVLTKLYPTRSHTGAAQGGMAAALANVEEDNWEWHTFDTVKGGDYLVDQDAAEILAKEAIDSVLDLEKMGLPFNRTPNGTIDQRRFGGHSRNHGEAPVRRSCYAADRTGHMILQTLYQNCVKEGVEFYNEFYVLDQLITEVDGVKKSAGVVAYELATGEIHIFQAKAVIYASGGCGKFFKVTSNAHTLTGDGQAAVYRRGLPLEDMEFFQFHPTGIWRMGILLTEGARGEGGILRNKDGERFMEKYAPVMKDLASRDVVSRSIYTEIREGRGCGPEGDHVYLDLTHLPPEQLDAKLPDITEFARTYLGIEPYTDPIPIQPTAHYAMGGIPTNVEGEVLADNTTVVPGLYAAGEVACVSVHGANRLGTNSLLDINVFGKRAGIAAAEYSQKADFVELPENPAELVVEQVEQLRTSTGTERVATLRKELQETMDANVMVFRTEQTIKTAVEKIAELRERYRNVSIQDKGKRFNTDLLEAIELGNLLDLAEVMAVSALARKESRGGHYREDYPNRDDVNFMRHTMAYREVGDDGAESIRLDYKPVVQTRYQPMERKY is encoded by the coding sequence ATGAAGATCCACAAGTACGACACCGTCATCGTCGGCGCCGGTGGCGCGGGCATGCGCGCGGCCATCGAGTCCACGAAGCGCAGCCGCACCGCGGTCCTGACGAAGCTCTACCCGACCCGCTCCCACACGGGCGCCGCGCAGGGCGGTATGGCCGCCGCGCTGGCCAACGTGGAGGAGGACAACTGGGAGTGGCACACCTTCGACACGGTCAAGGGCGGTGACTACCTGGTCGACCAGGACGCCGCCGAGATCCTGGCGAAGGAGGCCATCGACTCGGTCCTCGACCTGGAGAAGATGGGCCTGCCGTTCAACCGCACCCCGAACGGCACGATCGACCAGCGCCGCTTCGGCGGTCACAGCCGTAACCACGGCGAGGCGCCGGTGCGCCGGTCCTGCTACGCGGCGGACCGCACCGGCCACATGATCCTCCAGACGCTGTACCAGAACTGCGTCAAGGAGGGCGTGGAGTTCTACAACGAGTTCTACGTCCTGGACCAGCTGATCACCGAGGTCGACGGCGTCAAGAAGTCGGCCGGTGTCGTCGCCTACGAACTGGCGACCGGCGAGATCCACATCTTCCAGGCGAAGGCCGTGATCTACGCGTCCGGCGGCTGCGGCAAGTTCTTCAAGGTGACGTCGAACGCGCACACGCTGACCGGTGACGGCCAGGCGGCGGTCTACCGTCGCGGGCTGCCGCTGGAGGACATGGAGTTCTTCCAGTTCCACCCGACCGGCATCTGGCGCATGGGCATCCTGCTGACGGAGGGCGCCCGTGGTGAGGGCGGCATCCTCCGCAACAAGGACGGCGAGCGCTTCATGGAGAAGTACGCGCCGGTCATGAAGGACCTCGCGTCCCGTGACGTCGTCTCGCGCTCCATCTACACGGAGATCCGTGAGGGCCGCGGCTGCGGTCCCGAGGGCGACCACGTCTACCTCGACCTCACGCACCTCCCGCCGGAGCAGCTGGACGCCAAGCTGCCCGACATCACCGAGTTCGCGCGGACCTACCTCGGTATCGAGCCGTACACGGACCCGATCCCGATCCAGCCCACCGCGCACTACGCGATGGGCGGCATCCCGACGAACGTCGAGGGTGAGGTCCTGGCGGACAACACGACGGTGGTCCCGGGCCTGTACGCGGCCGGCGAGGTCGCCTGCGTGTCGGTGCACGGCGCCAACCGCCTCGGCACGAACTCGCTGCTGGACATCAACGTGTTCGGCAAGCGGGCCGGCATCGCCGCGGCGGAGTACAGCCAGAAGGCGGACTTCGTCGAGCTGCCGGAGAACCCGGCGGAGCTCGTGGTCGAGCAGGTGGAGCAGCTGCGCACCTCCACCGGCACCGAGCGGGTGGCGACGCTCCGCAAGGAGCTGCAGGAGACCATGGACGCCAACGTCATGGTGTTCCGCACGGAGCAGACGATCAAGACGGCGGTCGAGAAGATCGCGGAGCTGCGCGAGCGCTACCGGAACGTCTCGATCCAGGACAAGGGCAAGCGGTTCAACACCGACCTGCTGGAGGCCATCGAGCTGGGCAACCTGCTCGACCTCGCCGAGGTCATGGCGGTCTCGGCCCTGGCCCGCAAGGAGTCCCGCGGCGGTCACTACCGCGAGGACTACCCCAACCGCGACGACGTCAACTTCATGCGCCACACCATGGCGTACCGCGAGGTGGGCGACGACGGCGCCGAGTCGATCCGTCTCGACTACAAGCCGGTCGTCCAGACCCGCTACCAGCCGATGGAGCGTAAGTACTGA
- a CDS encoding succinate dehydrogenase hydrophobic membrane anchor subunit, protein MSNNTVTTDKTGIGPVEGESLYNVDNPAPFIEAPRKRTKKTPKSTRGNFEMAAWLFMRLSGVVLVVLVLGHLLIQLVLDGGVSKIGFAFVAGRWASPFWQVWDLLMLWLAMLHGANGLRTVINDYAERANTRLWLKGLLYTATVFTILLGTLVIFTFDPNIR, encoded by the coding sequence ATGTCAAACAACACCGTCACCACTGACAAGACCGGTATCGGCCCAGTCGAGGGCGAGTCCCTCTACAACGTCGACAACCCGGCCCCCTTCATCGAGGCCCCGCGCAAGCGCACCAAGAAGACCCCGAAGTCCACGCGGGGCAACTTCGAGATGGCCGCCTGGCTCTTCATGCGCCTGTCCGGCGTCGTGCTGGTCGTCCTGGTCCTCGGCCACCTGCTGATCCAGCTCGTGCTGGACGGCGGCGTGTCGAAGATCGGTTTCGCCTTCGTGGCGGGCCGCTGGGCGAGCCCCTTCTGGCAGGTCTGGGACCTGCTGATGCTCTGGCTCGCGATGCTGCACGGCGCCAACGGCCTGCGCACGGTCATCAACGACTACGCGGAGCGCGCGAACACCCGGCTGTGGCTCAAGGGCCTGCTCTACACCGCCACGGTGTTCACCATCCTGCTGGGCACGCTGGTGATCTTCACCTTCGACCCGAACATCCGCTAG
- the sdhC gene encoding succinate dehydrogenase, cytochrome b556 subunit, which produces MPAGTLYRGREGMWSWVAHRVTGVLIFFFLFVHVLDTALVRVSPEDYDKVVATYKTPIVALLEYGLVAAILFHALNGLRVIAVDFWSKGPRYQKQMLWSVVGLWVVLMLGAIYPVLGHAARELFGS; this is translated from the coding sequence GTGCCGGCTGGAACGCTGTACCGCGGCCGGGAAGGAATGTGGTCCTGGGTGGCTCATCGAGTCACCGGCGTCCTCATTTTCTTCTTCCTGTTCGTTCACGTGCTGGACACTGCTCTCGTGCGTGTCTCTCCCGAGGACTACGACAAGGTCGTAGCCACGTACAAGACGCCGATCGTCGCGCTGCTGGAGTACGGCCTCGTCGCCGCCATCCTCTTCCACGCGCTCAACGGTCTGCGCGTCATCGCCGTCGACTTCTGGTCGAAGGGCCCGCGCTACCAGAAGCAGATGCTCTGGTCCGTCGTCGGCCTGTGGGTCGTGCTGATGCTCGGGGCGATCTACCCCGTGCTCGGCCACGCCGCTCGTGAACTGTTCGGGAGCTGA
- a CDS encoding 2-oxo-4-hydroxy-4-carboxy-5-ureidoimidazoline decarboxylase — translation MTPTHLPGPVAIPSLPEQTRTPPSPTALESFNSAPADEILRTLRTCLHSPRWAARIADHRPYPDVDSLLAASDEAAYDLAPRDLAEALAGETLPVLPEGVYGAAHTALDAAHAAYEARFGHVFVICLDDLSPNEALDHVLAGIRSRLTNDPEEERVLAAEELRRLAKGRLVAHLRGARP, via the coding sequence GTGACGCCCACACACCTTCCTGGCCCAGTCGCCATACCGTCGCTGCCCGAGCAGACCCGCACTCCACCGTCCCCCACAGCGCTGGAGTCCTTCAACTCTGCCCCCGCCGACGAAATCCTGCGAACCCTGCGGACCTGCCTCCACAGCCCCCGCTGGGCCGCCCGCATCGCCGACCACCGCCCGTACCCCGACGTCGACTCCTTGTTGGCGGCTTCGGACGAGGCGGCGTACGACTTGGCTCCGCGGGATCTGGCGGAGGCGCTGGCAGGAGAAACGTTGCCAGTACTGCCGGAGGGTGTGTACGGGGCCGCGCATACGGCACTCGATGCCGCTCATGCCGCATATGAGGCCAGGTTCGGCCATGTATTCGTCATCTGCCTCGACGACCTGTCACCGAATGAGGCGCTGGACCACGTACTGGCGGGCATCCGGTCACGTCTGACGAACGATCCGGAGGAAGAGCGGGTCCTCGCGGCAGAGGAACTCCGGCGCCTCGCGAAGGGGCGATTGGTGGCACACCTGAGGGGCGCGCGGCCGTAA
- a CDS encoding glycoside hydrolase family 20 protein, whose product MLIVAVVVVTVAAGVSLGLLATGDDGGPTGSQQGRSAAGTSEAASSSAPRKKASPTPKPTRSYPLSKAPRTIPAVTSHTAARGPGWRPARGERVVVSDAELADEGRLVAGELGLTYAGEKDDVRAGDLRLALNGDEGADPESYTMTVRGGRVTISGPAEAGVFYGTRTLKQEVHGGGTAPEGVVRDEPAKPVRGFMLDIARKHFSADWIEDRVRELGDLKFNQLGLHFSDDQGFRIESDSHREIVSQQHLTKVQVRKIVKLAADRHITVVPEIDSPGHLGAVIAAHPELQLRNASGVATRGAIDISDPDSAAIVDDLLNEYAGLFPGNQWHLGGDEYQALTVSDPELSYPKLAAAAREAYGSGGTVADLTTGWLNDRADTVRAHDRVPRAWNDGFFRDTSVQPDKEIQVAYWTGKEIGARVPVEYLKAGRELINYNDEFLYYVLGQPQTFVYPTGQRIYEQWTPRVVRGTAAVPAGYDDQILGGSFAVWCDLSNAQTQAQVAAGIRMPLRATVQKLWDAGKPELSWTEFRALADRLS is encoded by the coding sequence GTGCTGATCGTCGCGGTGGTCGTCGTGACGGTCGCGGCCGGGGTGAGTCTCGGGCTGCTGGCCACCGGCGACGACGGAGGGCCTACCGGGTCGCAGCAGGGGCGGTCGGCCGCGGGCACGTCCGAGGCCGCTTCGTCCTCCGCGCCGAGGAAGAAGGCGAGCCCGACTCCGAAGCCCACCCGGTCGTACCCGCTCTCGAAGGCCCCCCGCACCATCCCGGCCGTGACCTCCCACACCGCCGCCCGCGGGCCCGGCTGGCGTCCGGCGCGCGGGGAGCGGGTCGTCGTGAGCGACGCGGAGCTCGCCGACGAGGGGCGGCTCGTCGCCGGTGAGCTGGGGCTGACGTACGCCGGCGAGAAGGACGACGTGCGGGCCGGGGACCTGCGGCTGGCCCTGAACGGCGACGAAGGCGCCGACCCGGAGTCGTACACCATGACCGTGCGCGGCGGGCGGGTGACCATCAGCGGGCCGGCTGAGGCGGGGGTCTTCTACGGGACGCGGACACTCAAGCAGGAGGTGCACGGCGGGGGCACAGCGCCGGAGGGGGTCGTGCGGGACGAGCCGGCCAAGCCCGTGCGCGGGTTCATGCTCGACATCGCCCGCAAGCACTTCAGCGCCGACTGGATCGAGGATCGGGTGCGGGAGCTGGGGGACCTGAAGTTCAACCAGCTGGGGCTGCACTTCTCCGACGACCAGGGGTTTCGGATCGAGTCCGATTCGCATCGCGAGATCGTGTCCCAGCAGCATCTGACCAAGGTGCAGGTCAGGAAGATCGTCAAGCTGGCGGCCGACCGGCACATCACCGTCGTGCCCGAGATCGACTCGCCCGGGCACCTCGGGGCGGTCATCGCCGCGCACCCGGAGCTGCAGCTGCGCAACGCGTCGGGAGTCGCCACGCGCGGGGCGATCGACATCTCCGACCCCGACTCCGCCGCCATCGTCGACGATCTGCTCAACGAGTACGCCGGTCTCTTTCCCGGCAACCAGTGGCATCTCGGCGGGGACGAATACCAGGCGCTGACCGTGTCCGACCCGGAGCTGAGCTATCCGAAGCTCGCCGCCGCCGCGCGGGAGGCCTACGGCTCCGGCGGGACCGTCGCCGACCTGACCACCGGGTGGCTCAACGACCGCGCCGACACGGTCCGGGCCCACGACCGGGTTCCCCGCGCCTGGAACGACGGGTTCTTCCGCGACACGTCCGTCCAGCCGGACAAGGAGATCCAGGTCGCGTACTGGACCGGCAAGGAGATCGGGGCGCGGGTGCCGGTGGAGTATCTGAAGGCCGGGCGCGAGCTGATCAACTACAACGACGAGTTCCTGTACTACGTGCTCGGGCAGCCGCAGACCTTCGTCTATCCCACGGGGCAGCGGATCTACGAGCAGTGGACGCCGCGGGTCGTGCGGGGGACGGCGGCCGTGCCGGCCGGTTACGACGACCAGATCCTGGGCGGCTCCTTCGCGGTGTGGTGCGACCTGTCGAACGCGCAGACTCAGGCGCAGGTCGCGGCCGGGATCCGGATGCCGTTGCGGGCCACGGTGCAGAAGCTGTGGGACGCGGGGAAGCCGGAGCTGTCCTGGACGGAGTTCAGGGCGCTCGCCGACCGGCTGAGCTGA
- a CDS encoding DUF1877 family protein produces the protein MYFHLRAVPPPALRNSATWFQRLFEDDWDTVRERIGRHREEVLDRLYGEVELLYCGIPPNHAPEGPRTHVVLGGRPVFHTHSALPPFLVLTASQVTEVADYLRAADFDDLWRHARVQLLRPYGAPDAEPEMRGLFAATHRDLTAFYARTADYGDAVVKWLMS, from the coding sequence ATGTACTTCCATCTCCGCGCGGTGCCGCCCCCGGCGCTGCGCAACAGCGCGACCTGGTTCCAGCGCCTCTTCGAGGACGACTGGGACACCGTGCGGGAGCGGATCGGCCGGCATCGCGAGGAGGTGCTCGACAGGCTCTACGGCGAGGTCGAGCTCCTCTACTGCGGCATCCCCCCGAACCACGCACCGGAAGGCCCCCGCACCCATGTGGTCCTCGGCGGCCGACCGGTGTTCCACACCCACTCGGCACTGCCCCCGTTCCTGGTGCTCACCGCGTCCCAGGTGACCGAGGTCGCCGACTACCTCAGGGCGGCCGACTTCGACGACCTGTGGCGGCACGCGCGCGTGCAGCTGCTGCGGCCGTACGGCGCACCGGACGCGGAACCCGAGATGCGCGGCCTGTTCGCGGCGACCCACCGCGACCTGACCGCCTTCTACGCGCGGACGGCCGACTACGGCGACGCGGTGGTGAAGTGGCTGATGAGCTGA